In Paludibaculum fermentans, the genomic stretch GTATTCGGCGCGGACGTAGAGGATGCCTTCGGTGGCGCCCATGACGAAGCCGCCGATGATCATGCCTTCGATGAGGGAGTGCGGATCGCTCTCGATCTCGTTGCGGTTCATGTAGGCGCCGGGGTCGCCTTCGTCGGCATTGCAGATGATGTACTTGCGCTCCGATTTGGCCTTGCGGAGGAACTCCCACTTGATGCCGGTCTGGTAGCCCGCGCCGCCGCGGCCGCGCAGTTTGGAGGCCTTGACGGCCTCGATCACCATGTCGGGGTTGTTGTCGATGAGGACCTTGTAGAGGGCCTGGTAGCCGCCGATGGCGATGTACTCGTCGATCTCGTTGGGATTGATGAGGCCGCAGTTGCGCAGGACGATCTTTTTCTGGCCGGTGAAGAAGGGGACTTCGTGCCAGTGGGGGATCTCGGGCAGGCCGACGCCGAAGCGGACGTGGCCGGTGATGTGATCCCACTCCTCGATCTTGCAGAGGGCGAGGCCGGTGGGCATGCGGCCGCTGGCGAGGTCGTCGAGGATGCCGGGGACGTCGTTGGCCTGTACGCGCTGCAGGATGACCAGCGGTTTGCCGGGCAGGTAGACGTTCACCAGGGGTTCCGCCGCGCAGAAGCCGAAGCAGCCGGTGCGGGCGAGGTTCATGCCCAGGCCGCGGGTATTGATGGAATCGGCGAAGGCGTGATAGACGGATTCGGCTCCGTTGCCGGTGCCGCAGGTGCCCATGCCGACGGCGATGCGGGGCCGGTCGGGCAGCAGTCTGGACAAGCCGGCTTCGCGCACTTCGTTGAAGCTGGAGAGATCGGTGATGCGCTTCATCGATGACCGCCCTTCTTAATGGCGTCGACTTCACGTTCGAGAGCGCGCTCGTTGACGTGGCCCAGGATGGAGTGATCGATCTCGGCGACGGGGGCGAGGGCGCACTGGCCGAAGCAGGCGACGGTGCGGACCGTGAAGCGGCGGTCGGCCGTGGTGGCGCACATCTTCTCGGCGCTGCCGTCCTCGTCCTCTTCCTTGAGGCCGAGTTGGAGTTTGACGCGCTCCAGCAGAGTGCGGGAGCCGCGGGTGTGGCAGGCCGTGCCGCGGCAAATGCAGACCGTGTGCTCGCCCTGCGGTTTCAGGTTAAAGAGCGAGTAGAAGGTCGCCACGCTGTAGATCTGGGCGCCGGGAATGCCGGTGCGGGCGGCCAGGTAGTCGAGCACCTCGATGGGCAGGTACTTGTTGGGTTGGCGGTCCTGGATCGCTTCGAGCAGGCTCAGCAGCATACCGGGACGGCCGCGGTGCTGGGCGATGAGTCTGTCGATGAAGTCCTGTTCTTCGAAGGAAAGAGGGCTGGAGCGGGGCGGGGAATCGGATAAGAGAGCCGGCGTCATAAACGGGGACGATTGCCTCCTGGGAAATAAGACAATCACACCTGAAATTGAGGTGCAAGGGGAGGGTTGCTGTTTGTTCGCCGGATGGGGTGAGAAATGTTGAGAAAACCGGCAGTTGTTTGCGGTGGGGTGGGCGGGGCTGGTCGGTTGGAGAGGCGTGGGGGGCCGTGGCCCGCTCCTTGCCAGTCGCGGTTCGCAGCGCGGTGGGGACCCCTCCCTGACGGTCGGGGTTCGCAGCGGCCTCCTCCGCTTTGGCGGCTCGCAGGGGCATGATTGGCTCTGCCGGGAGGTATTGTCGAAGGAGTGCTGTTTTGCACTGGTGGAGTTCACGGGGCTTGGGCTGGTGTCAAGCCAGTGAGGGTAGCCGAATGTTCGACAGATATACCGAGAAGGCGCGTCGCACGATCTTCTTTGGAAGGTACGCAGCCAGCGAGTATGGAGCGGCTCAAATTGAAACGGAGCACCTGCTGCTGGGCCTGG encodes the following:
- a CDS encoding NADH-quinone oxidoreductase subunit NuoE family protein → MTPALLSDSPPRSSPLSFEEQDFIDRLIAQHRGRPGMLLSLLEAIQDRQPNKYLPIEVLDYLAARTGIPGAQIYSVATFYSLFNLKPQGEHTVCICRGTACHTRGSRTLLERVKLQLGLKEEDEDGSAEKMCATTADRRFTVRTVACFGQCALAPVAEIDHSILGHVNERALEREVDAIKKGGHR